The Ramlibacter pinisoli genome segment GCGCCAGCTTGCCGCGCTGGCCGTTGATGACGCGGAAGTCGGTGATGATGCCGGCCAGCAGCTGCTGGTCGCGGCTGTCGACCAGGTCGTCGACCTTGGTGCGCACGAAGCGCCGCACCTCCAGCGCCACCTCGTCGAAGAGGTGGCCCGACAGGTAGAAGCCCACCGCCGTCTTCTCGAACGTCAGCCGCTCCTTCACGCCCCAGGGCATGGCCTCCACCAGCGGCGGCTCCTGCGTGCTGGCGGCATGCGAATCGCCCATGTCGAACAGGCCGCCCTGGTGGGCGTTGGCCTCGGCGGCATTGGCGAAGTCGAACGCGCGGTCGATCGAGGCCACCAGCGCAGCCCGGTTCATCTGCAGCGCATCGAAGGCGCCGGCCTTGATCAGGGCTTCCACCGTGCGCTTGTTGATGCGGGTGCGGTCGACCCGCACGCAGAAGTCGTACAGGCTGGTGAAGGGGCCGGACGTGGACCCGGACGAGCCGGCCCCCTTGCCTTCGCGCGCCGCGACGATGGCCTCGATGGCCTGCTGGCCCGTGCCCTTGACGGCCCCCAGGCCGTAGCGGATGACCTTGTCGGTGACCGGCTCGAAGCGGTAGCCGCCGCGGTTGACGTCGGGCGGCTCGAACGACAGGCCGAAGTTCTTCACCGCGTCCTCGAACAGCACCTTCAGCTTGTCGGTGTTGTCCATTTCCACGGTCATGTTCGCGCAGAAGAACTCGGCCGTGTAGTGCACCTTCAGCCAGCCCGTGTGGTAGGCCAGCAGCGAGTAGGCGGCGGCGTGCGACTTGTTGAAGCCGTAGCCCGCGAACTTCTCCATCAGGTCGAAGATCTCGTCGGCCTTCTCCTGCGGGATGGCGTTCTTGGCCGCACCGGCGCGGAACGTCTCGCGGTGCAGGGCCATCTCCTCGGCCTTCTTCTTGCCCATCGCGCGGCGCAGCAGGTCGGCGCCGCCGAGCGAGTAGCCGCCCAGGATCTGCGCCGTCTGCATCACCTGCTCCTGGTAGACCATGATCCCGTAGGTCTCCGAGAGCATGTTGGCCACCAGCGGGTGCGGGTACTCCACGGTCTCGCGGCCGTGCTTGCGCGCCACGAAGCTGGGGATCAGGTCCATCGGGCCCGGCCGGTACAGCGCGTTCAGGGCGATCAGGTCCTCCAGCCGGGTGGGCCGCGCATCACGCAGCATGCCCTGCATCCCGCGCGATTCGAACTGGAACACCGCCTCGGTCTTGCCGTCGGCGAACAGCCGGTAGGTGGGCGCATCGTCCAGCGGGATGGCCTCGAAGGTGAAGTCCTTCTGGCTGGCGTGGCGCTGGCGGATGAACTCGCGGGCGATCTCCAGGATGGTGAGCGTGGCCAGGCCCAGGAAGTCGAACTTCACCAGGCCGGCGGCCTCGACGTCGTCCTTGTCGTACTGGCTCACCGCCGAATCACTGCCCGGCTGCTGGTACAGCGGCGTGAAGTCGGTGAGCTTGCCCGGGGCGATGAGCACGCCGCCGGCGTGCATGCCGACGTTGCGGGTCATGCCCTCGAGCTTCTGCGCGAAGGCCAGCAGGGTCTTGACCTCGTCTTCCTTGTCCAGGCGCTCGGCCAGGATCGGCTCCTGCTGGATGGCCTCGGCGATGGTGATGTGGGTGCCGGGCTTGTTGGGAATGAGCTTGCTGATGCCGTCGCAGAACGTGTAGCTCATGTCCAGCACGCGGCCGACGTCGCGGATGGCCGCGCGCGCGGCCATGGTGCCGAAGGTGGCGATCTGGCTGACCGCCTCGCGGCCGTACTTGTCCTTGACGTACTCGATGACGCGGTCGCGGTTGCCCTGGCAGAAGTCGATGTCGAAGTCGGGCATCGACACCCGCTCGGGGTTCAGGAAGCGCTCGAACAGCAGGTTGTACTGCAGCGGGTCGAGGTCGGTGATCTTGAGCGCGTACGCCACCAGCGAGCCGGCACCCGAGCCGCGGCCCGGCCCCACCGGGCAGCCGTTGTTCTTGGCCCAGTTGATGAAGTCGCCCACGATCAGGAAGTAGCCCGGGAACCCCATCTTGAGGATGGTGCCGATCTCGAACTCGAGGCGCTCGACGTAGCGCGCCATCTGCTTGTCGCGCGCAGCCGCGTCGGGGTACAGCTGTGCCATCCGCTCCTTCAGCCCCTCGTGCGAGGCGAAGCGGAAGTACTCGTCGATCGGCATGCCGTTGGGCGTCGGGAAGTTGGGCAGGCGCGGCTTGCCCAGCTCCAGCACCAGGTTGCAGCGCTTGGCGATCTCCAGCGTGTTGGCCACGGCCGACGGCACGTCGGCGAACAGCGCCTCCATGTCGGCGGACGGCTTGAACCACTGGTCGCGCGTGAACTTGCGTACCCGGCGCTGGTTGGCCAGGATCTCGCCCTCGGCGATGCACACCCGGGCCTCGTGCGACTCGTAGTCGTCCGGCGCGGTGAACTGCACCGGGTGGGTCGCGACCACCGGCAGCTTGAGGTTGGCCGCCAGCTGCACCGCCGCCGCCACGTGGCGCTCGTCGTCGGCCCGGCCGGCGCGCTGGATCTCCACGTAGAAGCGGTGCGGGAAGACCGACGCCAGCTCCAGCGCCACCTGGCTGGCGCGCGCCTCGTCGCCCTGCGCCAGCGCCTGCCCCACCGGACCGGCCTGGGCGCCCGACAGCAGGATCAGGCCTTCGGCCAGCTCGCGCAGCCACTCGAACCTGCAGGCGGCCTGCGCCCGCACCACGTTGCGGGTCCAGGCGCGTGCCAGCAGCTCGCACAGGTTCAGGTAGCCGACACGGTTCTGCACCAGCACGAGCACGCGCGACAGCGCCGTCTCGTCGGTGCCGACGCCCTGCAGCAGCAGCTCGGCGCCGACCAGCGGCTTCACGCCCGTGCCGCGCGCGGCCTTGTAGAACTTGATGGCCCCGAACAGGTTGTTCAGGTCGGTGATCGCCAGGGCCGGTTGGCCATCGGCGGCCGCGGCCTTCACGACGTCGTCGATGCGGTTGGTGCCGTCGACGACGGAAAATTCGGTGTGCAGGCGCAGGTGGACGAACATGGTTCCGATTGTAGGAAGGGCCATGGCGCCGCCCTTCGTAGAATTCCCGGATGGACGCCGTGTTGAATGTGTCGGGCTATCGATTCGCCCGGCTGGACGAGCCGCAACACCTGCGTGACCTGCTGCACGCCGAGGCGTCGGCATTGGGCCTGCGGGGCACCATCCTGCTGGCGCACGAGGGCATCAACCTGTTCCTGGCCGGCCACGCGCCGCAGGTCGACGCGCTGCTCGCGCTGGTGCGCCGGCAGCCCGGACTGCAGGCCCTGGAGGCCAAGCGCAGCTGGTCGCGCGCCCAGCCGTTCCGCCGCCTGCTGGTCAAGGTCAAGCGCGAGATCATCCGCATGAACCAGCCCGCCATCGCGCCGCAAGCCGGCCGCGCGCCCGCCGTCGACGCGGCCAAGGCCAGGCGCTGGCTCGACCAGGGCCACGACGACGAGGGCCGGCCGGTGGTCACGCTGGACACCCGCAATGCCTTCGAGGTCGACTACGGCACCTTCGACGGGGCCATCGACTGGCGGCTGCAGAAGTTCAGCGACTTCCCGGCCGCGCTGCAGGCGCACCGCGCCGAGCTGGAAGGCAAGACGGTGGTGAGCTTCTGCACCGGCGGCATCCGCTGCGAAAAGGCCGTGCTGGCCATGCAGGCTGCCGGCCTGCAGCACGTGTGGCAGCTGGAAGGCGGCATCCTGAAGTACTTCGAGGAAGCCGGCGGCTCCCATTTCCATGGCCGCTGCTTCGTGTTCGACGAGCGCGAGGCGCTGGATGCGGGGCTGGCGTCGGTGAGGGAATGACAGGCGGACATCCGTACCCGAAGGTCCTTCGGGTCCGGATGGTCGAATTCAGGACATCGGCTCAGGCGGCGAAAACCGCGTCGGTGGCAAGGGGATGAACTCGTCGTCGCCCGGCACGCCCGCGAAGCGACCCGCCTCCCAGTCGGCGCTGGCCTGCAGGATGCGGTCCTTGCTGCTGGAGACGAAGTTCCAGTACATGTAGCGCGGGCCCAGCGGCTCGCCGCCCACGACGACGAAGCGCGCGGGGCCGGTGGCGGCGATGCGCACCGGGGCGCCGGGCTCCAGCACCAGCATCTGCTGCGCCGGCACGGCCGTGCCGTCCAGCGAGAACTCGCCGGCGACCGGGTAGACGGCGAGCTCGGGCGCGAGGGCGGGCAACTCGAAGCGGCCGCCTGCCGGCAGCGCGACGTCGAGGTACAGCGTCGGCGAGGCGGGCTGCACCGGCGAGCGGACGCCGAACGCCTCGCCGACCAGCACGCGCACCCGGGCGCCGTCGGCCTGCACCTGCGGGATGGCGTCCGCGGGTGTGTGCACGAACGACGCCTCGGACTCCTCGGCCGCCTCCGGCAACGCCACCCACAGCTGCAAGCCATGGTTGACGTAGGGCTGCTGGCGCAGGTCGTCGGGCTTTCGTTCGGAGTGCACGATGCCGCGGCCGGCGCTCATCCAGTTGATGGCGCCCGGCTCGATGCGCTGCGCCGTGCCCAGGCTGTCGCGGTGCATCATCGCGCCCTCGAACAGGTAGGAGAGCGTAGCCAGGCCGATGTGCGGATGCGGCCGCACGTCGTGGTTGGTGCCCGGCTCCTCGGTCACCGGACCGAAGTGGTCGAAGAACACGAACGGGCCGACGCTGCGGCGCCGCGCCGCCGGCAGCAGGCGGCGGACCTTGAAACCGCCCCCCAGGTCCTTCTCATGGCCGAGCAGCTGCAGCGCAGCAGGCATGGTGCGTCCTCCTATTTGCGTGACCAGCGCGCGGCCGCCTCGGCCACGCGCTTGCCGAATTCGGTGGCGAACTTCAGGTCGCCGGGGAACATCTCGGCCGGCGAGGCGTCCGAGGGCGACACCGACGCCGCGCCCGACCACACGCCCAGCCAGTTGAGGTCGGCGCGCGTGGCGGCCTTGCTGTTGGCCGGCATCATGCCGGTGCCGACCCACACGCCGCCGTGCTGCATGGCCAGCGTGAACAGGTAATTGAGCGTGCTGGTCTTGTCGCCGATCGTGCTGGCGCTGTTCGTGAAGCCGGCGAACAGCTTGTTCTTCCAGGCGCCGCTGTACCAGGGCCTGGACGAGGCATCGGCGAATTTCTTGAACTGCCAGCTCGGGCCGCCCATGTAGGTCGGCGCGCCGAAGATGATGGCGTCGGCCTCGGCCAGCAGCTCCCAGCCGCCGTCGGGCAGGTTGCCATCGGCGTCGATGGCGATCAGGCGGGCGTCGGCACCCTCGGCCACGGCCTGGGCCTGGCGCTGGGTGTGGCCATAGCCGGAGTGGTAGACGACTGCGATGGAGGGCATGGGCGGCAAACGATCCGGGCTTCAGGTTCGGTGGAGGGAGACGGGCGCTGCCGCCCGCGGGCGGCAGCGAGGCGGCGGTGCGTCAGCGCCGGGCGCCGTCGAGGCTCCAGCGGCCGGGACCGAAGGCCCAGACGAACAGCAGGCCGCCGAGCACGCCCATGTTCTTCCAGAAGGCCTGTTGCTGCATCATGCGCTGCGCTTCGGGCACGGCCCAGAAGTTGTGGAACAGCGGCGTGATCACGGCCACGAAGACCGCCAGGCCCAGCGCCGCCCAGCGTGCGCGCCAGCCGACCAGCAGCAGCAGGCCCAGGCCCAGCTCGGCCGCGATGGCGATCGCCGCGCAGACCTCCGGCATGGGAACGCCCTTGGCGGCGATGTAGCCGACCGTGCCGGCGAAGCCGACGATCTTGCTGAAGCCGGCCGGCACGAACAGCCAGGCCAGCAGCACGCGGCCGATGAGGGTGGCGAGGTTCTGCGCGGTGGCGGACGAGTCGGTGATGCCGACGCCGGTGGCGCCGTGGGTCAGGGTAGCCATGATGAAACTCCTTGTTCAGGCTCGGGTGGGAAGAGAAAACCGGAAACCGGGATCAGGGTTCGAGGTCGAAAACCAGAACTTCGCCCTGCTTGCCGTTGCGAACTTGCACACGCGTCTCGTCCTCGAGTAGGACGGCGTCGCCGGACTGCAGCCGCTGGCCGTTGACTTCGAGTTCGCCGCGCACCAGGTGCACGTAGCCTTTGCGGCCACTCGCCAGCTGCAGCTCGGCCGTCTCGGCGCCGTCGAACAGGCCGGCGTACAGGCGCGCGCTGGCATGCAGCTGCACGGAGCCTTCGGCGCCGTCCGGCGAGGCCACCAGGCGCAGCCGGCCGCGCTTGTCGGCGTCGGTGAAGCTCTTCTGCTCGTAGCTGGGCGGGATGCCGGTGACGTTGGGCTCGATCCAGATCTGCAGGAAATGCGTGACCTGCTCGGGCGCGTGGTTGAACTCGCTGTGCTGCACGCCGGTGCCGGCGCTCATGCGCTGTACGTCGCCGGGCGGGATGCCCTTGACGTTGCCCATGCTGTCCTTGTGCGCCAGGTTGCCCTGCAGCACGTAGCTCACGATCTCCATGTCGCGGTGGCCGTGGGTGCCGAAGCCGGTGCCGGGGGCGATGCGGTCCTCGTTGATGACGCGCAGGTTGCCCCAGCCCATGTGCTGCGGGTCGTAGTAGTTGGCGAACGAGAAGCTGTGGTGGGAGTCCAGCCAGCCGTGGTTGGCATGGCCTCGATCCTGGGAGCGGCGGACGGTCAACATGGCGAGGTCCTTTCTTGGTTGCCGGTCGATGACTGGCAATGTAGGCGCAGCCCCCACGGTCGGGCAGCAGCCGGCTTTGATGGCATCATTCAAAAAAATTGAACGCACCATGGCCACCCCCACCCCGCGCGACGTGCTCACCCCGGACGCGCTAGCCCTTCTTCAGACCGTGGCCCGGGCCGGGAGTTTCGCGGCCGCCGCGCGCGAGCTCGGCCTGGTGCCCAGCGCCGTGACCTACCGCGTGCGCCAGGTCGAGGACGCGCTGGATGCCCTGCTCTTCGACCGCGCCTCGCGCCAGGCCCGGCTCACCGAGGCCGGCGCCGAACTGCTCCGGGAAGGCGAGCGGCTGCTGGGCGAGGTGGACGCGGTGGCCAACCGCGTGCGCCGCGTCGCCACCGGCTGGGAGTCGCAGCTCACCGTCGCGGTCGACACCGTGGTGTCCTGCTCGACCGTGATGGAGCTGGCCCAGGCTTTCCTGGAGGTGGCGCCGACCACGCGGCTGCGCCTGCGCGACGAGGTGCTCTCGGGCACGCTCGACACGGTCATCAACGGCCAGGCCGACCTGGCACTGGGCATCACGCTGGAGCCGAACAACACCGCCGGCGTGCGCAGCCGGCCGCTGGGCGACCTGACGTTCGTGTTCGCCGTGGCGCCGCACCACCCGGTGGCCGCCCTGCCCGAGCCGGTGACCGACGAGCAACTGCAGCGCCACCGCGTGGTCGCGGTGGCCGACTCGGTCCAGCGCGGCGACGGCCTCACGCTGGGACTGATGGCCGGGCAGGAGGTGCTCACCGTGCCGACCATGCGCGCCAAGCTCGACGCCCAGCTGCGCGGCCTGGGCGTGGGGTTCCTGCCCGAACCGCTGGCACGGCCGTTCCTGCAGACGGGCCGGCTGGTGCCCAAGTTCACGCTGCGGCCCAACCGGCTGAGCCGCCTGGGTTACGCCTGGCGCGACGGGGGTGTGCTCGGCCCGGGCAAGGGCCTGCAATGGTGGCTTCAGCAACTGGACAGCGCGGCCACGCGCACTGCGCTGTTGGAGCGTCATGTGGGACCGCTGCTGGGCTGATGCCACAATCCCCGCGATGCCGACCTCCCGCCCCACTCCGCCCGCCCGCCACATCGCCATCGTGGGCGCCGGGATCGCCGGCATCGCCTGCGCCCGCACGCTGGTCCAGGCCGGCCACCGTGTCACCGTGTTCGAGAAGGCGCTGAAGGTCGGCGGCCGCATGGCCAGCCGCGAGACGCCGTTCGGCAGCTTCGACCACGGCGCGCAGTACTTCACCGTCCGCGATGCGCGCTTCCAGGGCGCCCTCGACACCGCGCCCGGCTTGAGCCGGCCCTGGAGCGCCAACGCCGTGCGGGTGCTCGATCCGCTCGGGCGGGTGGCCGAGGCCTCGCTGCCCACGACCGAGGCGCACTGGGTCGGCGCCCCGGCCATGGACGCCCTGCCGCGGCAGTGGGCGCAGCCGCTGCTGGCCGCGGGCGCGGTCGAACTCGGCACCACGGTGGACGGCATCGAGCGCGACGCCCTGGACGCCCAGCGCTGGCAGCTGCGCACCTCCGGCGCCGACGAGAGCGTGCACGTCTTCTCCGGCTTCGACGCCGTCCTGCTGGCCATCCCCGCGCCGCGGGCCTCCGCGCTGCTGGAGCGCTGCCGGCTGGCGCCGCTGTTCGTCGAGAAGCTGGCCGCCATCGACATTGCGCCCTGCTGGACGCTGATGCTGGCCTTCCCGCAGGCCGCACAACCCGGGCTGCCGCACCTCGGACCGCAATGGAACGCGGCCCTGAGCACCCACCACCGCATCGCCTGGCTGGCGCGCGAGTCGTCCAAGCCGCGCCGCGGGCCGGTCGAGCGCTGGACCGTGCAGGCCAGCCCGGCCTGGTCGACCGAGCATTTCGACGACGACGTGGACCGGGTGCGCGCCAAGCTGCTCAAGGCCTTCGCCGAGGTCACCGGCATCCGGGCCCAGCCCGCGCACGCCGACGTCAAGCGCTGGCGCCACGCCAAGACCGGCACGCCGCTCGGGCGCTCGCACCTGTGGGACGCGAAGATCGGCCTGGGCCTGTGCGGCGACTGGTGCCTGGGCCACCGCGTCGAGAACGCCTTCGTCTCCGGCCTGGAGCTGGCGCTGGCCGCACTGGCCGACTAGCCCCGCACCCTGGCAGCGGCCTGGCCGAGGTGAGCGCATGAGCCCCGGGTATCGCGGCCGCTTCGCCCCCTCGCCCACCGGGCCGCTGCACGCCGGCTCGCTGGTCGCCGCACTGGCCAGCTGGCTCGACGCCCGCGCGCACGGCGGCCGGTGGCTGGTGCGCATCGAGGACATCGACACGCCGCGCTGCGTGCCCGGCGCGGACGCCACCATCCTGCAGCAGCTGGCCACCTGCGGGCTGCTCCCCGACGAGCCGCCGACCTGGCAGTCGCGCCGGGGCGACCTGTACCAGGCCGCGCTCGACGCACTGGTGGCACGCGGCGCCGCCTATCCGTGCGGCTGCTCGCGCAAGGACATCGAGCAGGCGCTGGCGGCGCAGGGCCGTCCGCGCATTCGCGGCGAGGAGGCGCCCTATCCGGGCACCTGCCGCACCGGCCTGCACGGCAAGCCCGCGCGCGCCTGGCGCCTGCGCGTGGCCGACGGCATGGTCGCCTGGACCGACCGGCGCCTGGGCGCGCAGCAGCAGGACGTCGCCCGGGCCGTGGGCGACTTCGTGCTGCGCCGGGCCGACGGCCTGTGGGCCTACCAGCTCGCCGTGGTGGTCGACGACGACGCGCAAGGCATCACGCACGTCGTGCGCGGCGAGGACCTGGCGGACAACACGCCGCGCCAGCTGCTGCTGCAGCGCGCGCTCGGCCTGGCCGCGCCGTCGTACCTGCACACGCCGCTGGTGCTGGGTGCCGACGGCGAGAAGCTGTCGAAGCAGAACGGCGCCCTGGCGCTGGACCTGTCGGATCCGTTGCGCACGCTCCACGCCGCCGCATCGGTTCTGGGCCTTCCTGCACACGCCGGCCCGATCGGCGATGCAGTCGCCAGCTGGGTGCAGGCCTGGCCCTTTCTACAATCGGCGGGTGACTGAACACGGCCCGTCCGACGACGCGCGCGCGCCCGAGGGCGTGCCGCACCCCCGCACCATCCGCAGCTTCGTGCGCCGCGCCGGCCGCACCACCACTGGCCAGGCGCGCGCGATGGAGGAACTCGGGCCGAGCTTCATCGTGCCGTACCGGCCCGAGCGGCTCGACTACGCCGCCGCCTTCGGCCGCGAGGCGCCCACGGTGCTGGAGATCGGCTTCGGCATGGGCGAGGCCACGGCGCACATCGCGGCGCTGATGCCGCAGGTCAACTTCCTGTGCTGCGAGGTCCACGAACCCGGCGTCGGTGCGCTGCTCAAGCGCATCGGCGAGCAGGACCTGGCCAACATCCGCATCGTCGCCCACGACGCGGTGGAGGTGCTCGCCCACATGATCGCGCCGGCCAGCCTGGCGGGGGTCCACATCTTCTTTCCCGACCCGTGGCACAAGCTGCGCCACAACAAGCGCCGCCTGGTGCAGCCGCCGCTGGTGGCGACGCTGGCCGACCGGCTCGCTCCCGGCGGCTACATCCACTGCGCCACCGACTGGGAACCCTACGCCCAGCAGATGCTGCAGGTGCTGGGCGACGAGCCCGCCCTGCGCAACACCGCCTCCGACTACGCGCCGCGGCCGCACTACCGGCCCCTGACCAAGTTCGAGAACCGCGGCCTCAAGCTGGGGCACGGCGTCTGGGACCTCGTCTTCACCCGCACCGCCGCCTGAGCGCGGTGGCACCCAACCTGCCATTGCCTCCGCCAGGAGGCCAGCCCACCTTGCTCGACCGTCGCACGC includes the following:
- the gluQRS gene encoding tRNA glutamyl-Q(34) synthetase GluQRS; translated protein: MSPGYRGRFAPSPTGPLHAGSLVAALASWLDARAHGGRWLVRIEDIDTPRCVPGADATILQQLATCGLLPDEPPTWQSRRGDLYQAALDALVARGAAYPCGCSRKDIEQALAAQGRPRIRGEEAPYPGTCRTGLHGKPARAWRLRVADGMVAWTDRRLGAQQQDVARAVGDFVLRRADGLWAYQLAVVVDDDAQGITHVVRGEDLADNTPRQLLLQRALGLAAPSYLHTPLVLGADGEKLSKQNGALALDLSDPLRTLHAAASVLGLPAHAGPIGDAVASWVQAWPFLQSAGD
- the trmB gene encoding tRNA (guanosine(46)-N7)-methyltransferase TrmB, giving the protein MTEHGPSDDARAPEGVPHPRTIRSFVRRAGRTTTGQARAMEELGPSFIVPYRPERLDYAAAFGREAPTVLEIGFGMGEATAHIAALMPQVNFLCCEVHEPGVGALLKRIGEQDLANIRIVAHDAVEVLAHMIAPASLAGVHIFFPDPWHKLRHNKRRLVQPPLVATLADRLAPGGYIHCATDWEPYAQQMLQVLGDEPALRNTASDYAPRPHYRPLTKFENRGLKLGHGVWDLVFTRTAA
- a CDS encoding NAD(P)/FAD-dependent oxidoreductase; protein product: MPTSRPTPPARHIAIVGAGIAGIACARTLVQAGHRVTVFEKALKVGGRMASRETPFGSFDHGAQYFTVRDARFQGALDTAPGLSRPWSANAVRVLDPLGRVAEASLPTTEAHWVGAPAMDALPRQWAQPLLAAGAVELGTTVDGIERDALDAQRWQLRTSGADESVHVFSGFDAVLLAIPAPRASALLERCRLAPLFVEKLAAIDIAPCWTLMLAFPQAAQPGLPHLGPQWNAALSTHHRIAWLARESSKPRRGPVERWTVQASPAWSTEHFDDDVDRVRAKLLKAFAEVTGIRAQPAHADVKRWRHAKTGTPLGRSHLWDAKIGLGLCGDWCLGHRVENAFVSGLELALAALAD
- a CDS encoding LysR family transcriptional regulator, which encodes MATPTPRDVLTPDALALLQTVARAGSFAAAARELGLVPSAVTYRVRQVEDALDALLFDRASRQARLTEAGAELLREGERLLGEVDAVANRVRRVATGWESQLTVAVDTVVSCSTVMELAQAFLEVAPTTRLRLRDEVLSGTLDTVINGQADLALGITLEPNNTAGVRSRPLGDLTFVFAVAPHHPVAALPEPVTDEQLQRHRVVAVADSVQRGDGLTLGLMAGQEVLTVPTMRAKLDAQLRGLGVGFLPEPLARPFLQTGRLVPKFTLRPNRLSRLGYAWRDGGVLGPGKGLQWWLQQLDSAATRTALLERHVGPLLG
- a CDS encoding DoxX family protein, with product MATLTHGATGVGITDSSATAQNLATLIGRVLLAWLFVPAGFSKIVGFAGTVGYIAAKGVPMPEVCAAIAIAAELGLGLLLLVGWRARWAALGLAVFVAVITPLFHNFWAVPEAQRMMQQQAFWKNMGVLGGLLFVWAFGPGRWSLDGARR
- a CDS encoding pirin family protein, which translates into the protein MLTVRRSQDRGHANHGWLDSHHSFSFANYYDPQHMGWGNLRVINEDRIAPGTGFGTHGHRDMEIVSYVLQGNLAHKDSMGNVKGIPPGDVQRMSAGTGVQHSEFNHAPEQVTHFLQIWIEPNVTGIPPSYEQKSFTDADKRGRLRLVASPDGAEGSVQLHASARLYAGLFDGAETAELQLASGRKGYVHLVRGELEVNGQRLQSGDAVLLEDETRVQVRNGKQGEVLVFDLEP
- a CDS encoding sulfurtransferase; this translates as MDAVLNVSGYRFARLDEPQHLRDLLHAEASALGLRGTILLAHEGINLFLAGHAPQVDALLALVRRQPGLQALEAKRSWSRAQPFRRLLVKVKREIIRMNQPAIAPQAGRAPAVDAAKARRWLDQGHDDEGRPVVTLDTRNAFEVDYGTFDGAIDWRLQKFSDFPAALQAHRAELEGKTVVSFCTGGIRCEKAVLAMQAAGLQHVWQLEGGILKYFEEAGGSHFHGRCFVFDEREALDAGLASVRE
- a CDS encoding pirin family protein; the encoded protein is MPAALQLLGHEKDLGGGFKVRRLLPAARRRSVGPFVFFDHFGPVTEEPGTNHDVRPHPHIGLATLSYLFEGAMMHRDSLGTAQRIEPGAINWMSAGRGIVHSERKPDDLRQQPYVNHGLQLWVALPEAAEESEASFVHTPADAIPQVQADGARVRVLVGEAFGVRSPVQPASPTLYLDVALPAGGRFELPALAPELAVYPVAGEFSLDGTAVPAQQMLVLEPGAPVRIAATGPARFVVVGGEPLGPRYMYWNFVSSSKDRILQASADWEAGRFAGVPGDDEFIPLPPTRFSPPEPMS
- a CDS encoding flavodoxin family protein; this translates as MPSIAVVYHSGYGHTQRQAQAVAEGADARLIAIDADGNLPDGGWELLAEADAIIFGAPTYMGGPSWQFKKFADASSRPWYSGAWKNKLFAGFTNSASTIGDKTSTLNYLFTLAMQHGGVWVGTGMMPANSKAATRADLNWLGVWSGAASVSPSDASPAEMFPGDLKFATEFGKRVAEAAARWSRK
- the dnaE gene encoding DNA polymerase III subunit alpha; the protein is MFVHLRLHTEFSVVDGTNRIDDVVKAAAADGQPALAITDLNNLFGAIKFYKAARGTGVKPLVGAELLLQGVGTDETALSRVLVLVQNRVGYLNLCELLARAWTRNVVRAQAACRFEWLRELAEGLILLSGAQAGPVGQALAQGDEARASQVALELASVFPHRFYVEIQRAGRADDERHVAAAVQLAANLKLPVVATHPVQFTAPDDYESHEARVCIAEGEILANQRRVRKFTRDQWFKPSADMEALFADVPSAVANTLEIAKRCNLVLELGKPRLPNFPTPNGMPIDEYFRFASHEGLKERMAQLYPDAAARDKQMARYVERLEFEIGTILKMGFPGYFLIVGDFINWAKNNGCPVGPGRGSGAGSLVAYALKITDLDPLQYNLLFERFLNPERVSMPDFDIDFCQGNRDRVIEYVKDKYGREAVSQIATFGTMAARAAIRDVGRVLDMSYTFCDGISKLIPNKPGTHITIAEAIQQEPILAERLDKEDEVKTLLAFAQKLEGMTRNVGMHAGGVLIAPGKLTDFTPLYQQPGSDSAVSQYDKDDVEAAGLVKFDFLGLATLTILEIAREFIRQRHASQKDFTFEAIPLDDAPTYRLFADGKTEAVFQFESRGMQGMLRDARPTRLEDLIALNALYRPGPMDLIPSFVARKHGRETVEYPHPLVANMLSETYGIMVYQEQVMQTAQILGGYSLGGADLLRRAMGKKKAEEMALHRETFRAGAAKNAIPQEKADEIFDLMEKFAGYGFNKSHAAAYSLLAYHTGWLKVHYTAEFFCANMTVEMDNTDKLKVLFEDAVKNFGLSFEPPDVNRGGYRFEPVTDKVIRYGLGAVKGTGQQAIEAIVAAREGKGAGSSGSTSGPFTSLYDFCVRVDRTRINKRTVEALIKAGAFDALQMNRAALVASIDRAFDFANAAEANAHQGGLFDMGDSHAASTQEPPLVEAMPWGVKERLTFEKTAVGFYLSGHLFDEVALEVRRFVRTKVDDLVDSRDQQLLAGIITDFRVINGQRGKLALFKLDDKSGTIEATADEAVINAHRNLLKDDELVIVQAKLQPDRFTGGFRLSIQQAWDLATARCRFGKFLRVAVNGKAPDIQRLVREFPARREQTEQGDVVRGLPVRLALRRDAATAELQLGEQARFFPTDAALASWMAQADNGAAQIVYD